In Vigna unguiculata cultivar IT97K-499-35 chromosome 3, ASM411807v1, whole genome shotgun sequence, a single genomic region encodes these proteins:
- the LOC114179060 gene encoding pectinesterase inhibitor 7-like: MRTQHLRLHHLLLTLFLFAAALSLASSAADEASAPVPDDGDTEFIRSSCNTTLYPDVCFTSLSRYANAVQQNPGQLARVAIGVSLSKAHRVASYISNLTRDADYGTSGTRAAMAVHDCFSNLGDAVDEIRGSLKQMRQIGAAGEGSGSFLFQMSNVQTWMSAALTDEETCTDGFQDVAECAVKADVCNRVTNVKKFTSNALALVNSYASKGSP, encoded by the coding sequence ATGAGAACCCAACACCTTCGTCTTCACCACCTCCTCCTCACTCTCTTCCTCTTCGCAGCCGCATTATCTCTGGCGTCCTCCGCCGCAGACGAAGCTTCAGCCCCGGTGCCTGACGACGGCGACACCGAGTTCATCCGCTCCAGCTGCAACACCACTCTATACCCTGACGTGTGCTTCACCTCCCTCTCCCGCTACGCCAATGCGGTGCAGCAGAACCCCGGCCAGCTGGCGCGCGTGGCCATCGGCGTCAGCCTCTCCAAGGCCCACCGCGTGGCGTCCTACATCTCCAACCTCACGCGTGACGCCGACTATGGCACGAGCGGCACGCGCGCGGCGATGGCGGTGCACGACTGCTTCTCGAACCTGGGCGACGCCGTGGACGAAATCCGCGGGTCTCTGAAGCAGATGCGGCAGATTGGCGCCGCCGGCGAGGGCTCCGGATCCTTCCTCTTCCAAATGAGCAACGTGCAAACGTGGATGAGCGCCGCACTCACCGACGAGGAGACCTGCACGGACGGATTCCAGGACGTAGCGGAATGTGCCGTGAAAGCGGATGTATGCAATCGCGTCACCAACGTCAAGAAGTTCACCAGCAACGCTTTGGCTCTCGTCAACTCCTACGCCAGTAAGGGTTCGCCCTGA